The following proteins are co-located in the Tachysurus vachellii isolate PV-2020 chromosome 19, HZAU_Pvac_v1, whole genome shotgun sequence genome:
- the tns2a gene encoding tensin-2 isoform X1, whose product MGCTLCTDCCGDEPEPEALSGTLNKERTHNRINMRLTKAGKGEPHEFKEKTFKKKRQCGVCKQNIESLGSFCRVCKTATHKKCESKASTPCTPAPSSDLQRRGTTSSRHIQHLGSTKSLTYTKPRSTLPRSLSVDRVMDRVMERHYDFDLTYITERIISVFFPPLLDEQRYRLNLKEVAAMLKSKHQDKFLLLNLSEKRHDITRLNSKVHDFGWPDLHAPPLDKICSMCKAMETWLNSDPQHVVVLHCKGNKGKTGVIVAAYMHYSKISAGADQALSTLAMRKFCEDKVSSSLQPSQNRYIYYFGGLLSGAIKMNSSPLFLHQVLIPTIPNFHSDGGYLPFMKIYQSMQLVYTSGIYDLQGSTGRKLCVTIEPALLLKGDIMVKCYHRQLQATRDTVFRLQFHTCTIHGSQLWFGKGELDEACSDDRFPSDATVEFVFSSGPEKIKGREYQRNDPAVTVDYNTADQVVRWDSYDNLNHRHGDNQDDIAHTRGPLDGSLYAQVKKRRAACASSSSSTNGSPGKIYDERQGHPLSLSTDSGHSSAPPERLEDSPRRPPPTQQEREELERLLGGIEGERTSRDRDRETAILDDGDSFPQENTGSLRLARSCSCRMGYRSQRCSEFHHLPNGYCLDHSTPSNNHTAVSSPNMLGLCQHHSGHSVHQPLPPPDLLWDRQQSTQHYLHGPSRHACPYPSQELCPHPHSLSPSGRLLCRSDEFLPYTQAQHNHPHHSKAPGPYHDVMLVDSLLPPPSCPCRDCCLRREDFHTLRLDRGEVLHWEREELNRDGGLRRSRGPDVPRQTEVHWEQEAGLRQGREVSLHWDRDREAELQWEREREAEYWHRRTTLPPYGPSSHEPAFTFDPLPQGHPAFPEPSRSLSHAHLDIKYSSGSSSYQTSHQMCPCSPYQPSPSESRGYASGYQSDSTSPLPHSYSSCYSHTDPHQQHYTTNTHSDGSGVPGENVGWRDHITHGSLRRLHREAHGPCSTPSDISGPPTPVHTSSPTHTQESPSLSVRDQEARSSEMSTVSTSHQERTNPSLQINLSNSGPDPHKVGSPSTEPPKSCMSIPEKHCILPHQLTTHSPTQQLTLHPSFSPQQLSPHSLSSSQQLSPHSSSPQQLSPHSSSPQQLSPHSSSPQQLSPHSSSPQQLSPHSSSPQQLSTHSSSPQQLSTHSSSPQQLSTHSSSPPYQNTTHCSPPNQNSPRCPLPLQNSAHCLPLQQNGTHGPTPQQRPANHPSPHQNSTHCPPPQQNCSHSLPSQQCSAQHSPPQQSYAHCITPQQSSTSHQPSQQNSAHCPLLLQNTAQCPCPQQSSVHHPAPQQDSTHCLASQENSACCLPHQQSSTHCSPSPQNSTHSAPVITTTDTNQQAPVPSTHSAPASPTKTNQQQSTSQPNKETSLPPSASQPIQNEAVLPTVSPHSLHQIDQIPISESVPAQPHSNGMPSISNSETPNLSPSSPVLPQPPIGSLNGSSSPEPHVPGFATLGRKLMLGTESTLSGDPDTSCSTADAYPLIDNTATQPPLPEKRRQGTQPDSPNGRSGTLRASTSHSPSGQHHVTFSPLVGAVTVPCGQNDGLEEGETGTRVSVKFVQDSSRFWYKPGISREQAIAALKEKEPGAFVIRDSNSFQGAYGLALKVASPPANISSHSSKGDPLEQLVRHFLIETGPRGVKIKGCQNEPYFGSLSALVYQHSITPISLPSALRIPDKDPITEIQEVQPVSNMSTAADLLKQGAACNVLYLNSVETESLTGPQAVAKATGMMMSLSPRPLATVVHFKVSTQGITLTDSQRRVFFRRHYPINSVTFSSIDPQDRRWTNSDSTTTKVFGFVAKKPGSVAENVCHLFAELDPEQPATAIVNFINKVMLGPQQR is encoded by the exons GCAGGGAAGGGCGAGCCCCATGAGTTTAAGGAAAAAACATTCAAGAAGAAGCGCCAGTGTGGGGTGTGCAAGCAAAACATCGAAAGTCTGGGATCCTTCTGCCGAG TCTGCAAAACAGCTACTCACAAGAAATGTGAAAGTAAG GCCAGCACACCCTGTACCCCGGCCCCATCCTCAGATTTG CAGCGGAGAGGAACGACATCCTCACGACACATTCAGCATCTG GGCTCAACCAAATCTCTGACATACACCAAACCGAGGAGTACTTTACCCAG GAGTCTAAGTGTGGATCGGGTGATGGACAGGGTGATGGAACGCCACTATGACTTCGACCTCACCTACATCACTGAGCGTATCATCTCTGTCTTCTTTCCCCCTCTGCTGGATGAGCAGCGTTATCGCCTCAATCTCAAAGAGGTGGCAGCTATGCTCAAGTCTAAACACCAGGACAAGTTTTTG TTACTAAATTTGTCTGAGAAAAGGCATGACATCACACGACTTAACTCCAAG gtCCATGACTTCGGCTGGCCAGATCTACATGCACCCCCACTAGACAAAATCTGTTCCATGTGCAAAGCCATGGAGACATGGCTGAACTCTGACCCCCAGCATGTGGTGGTCCTGCATTGCAAG GGGAACAAGGGAAAGACAGGCGTCATCGTCGCAGCATACATGCATTACAGCAAGATCTCCGCAGG GGCAGATCAGGCTCTCAGCACACTGGCAATGAGGAAATTTTGTGAGGACAAAGTGTCATCTTCTCTCCAGCCTTCTCAGAacag atatatatacTATTTTGGTGGACTTCTCTCAGGGGCCATAAAGATGAACAGCAGTCCACTTTTCCTCCATCAGGTTCTCATTCCCACCATCCCCAATTTTCATTCTGATGGAG GGTACTTGCCCTTTATGAAGATCTATCAGTCCATGCAGCTGGTCTACACTTCTGGCATTTA TGATTTGCAGGGTTCAACAGgcagaaagctgtgtgtgaCCATCGAGCCTGCTCTGTTGCTGAAAGGAGACATTATG GTAAAGTGCTATCACAGACAACTTCAGGCCACTAGGGACACAGTGTTCCGCCTCCAGTTTCACACCTGCACCATTCATGGATCACAGCTCTGGTTTGGGAAAGGAGAACTTGATGAAGCTTGCTCAG ATGACCGATTTCCCTCTGATGCCACTGTGGAGTTTGTCTTTTCTTCTGGGCCAGAGAAAATTAAAG GGCGAGAATACCAGCGGAATGACCCAGCAGTCACAGTTGACTATAATACAGCTGATCAAGTGGTACGCTGGGATTCTTATGACAACTTGAATCACAGACATGGAGACAATCAAGATG ATATTGCACACACTCGAGGGCCTCTGGATGGCAGTCTGTATGCTCAGGTGAAGAAGCGACGTGCTGCTTGTGCTTCCTCTTCCTCGTCCACCAATGGTAGTCCAGGGAAAATCTATGATGAGAGACAAGGTCATCCCCTGTCACTTAGCACAGATTCTGGGCATTCATCAGCTCCACCTGAACGTCTTGAAGATTCACCCAGAAGACCACCACCTACTCAACAAGAACGCGAGGAATTGGAGCGGCTTCTTGGAGGTATTGAGGGAGAGAGGACTAGCAGGGATCGTGATCGTGAGACAGCAATTTTGGATGATGGAGACTCATTCCCACAAGAAAATACTGGATCGCTGCGCTTGGCTCGCTCATGTTCTTGCCGCATGGGCTACAGATCACAGCGATGCTCTGAATTCCATCACTTACCCAACGGGTACTGCTTGGACCACTCAACTCCCAGCAACAACCACACAGCAGTATCTTCACCAAACATGTTAGGTCTGTGCCAACACCACAGTGGTCATTCTGTGCACCAGCCACTCCCACCTCCAGACCTGCTGTGGGACCGACAGCAAAGCACTCAGCACTACCTGCATGGTCCTTCTAGACATGCTTGCCCTTATCCATCCCAGGAGCTCTGCCCTCACCCTCATTCACTTTCCCCTAGTGGAAGACTGCTGTGTCGATCAGATGAATTCCTCCCGTACACCCAGGCACAACACAACCATCCACACCACTCGAAAGCACCTGGACCCTACCATGATGTGATGCTTGTAGACAGCCTTCTACCACCTCCTAGCTGCCCATGCCGGGATTGCTGCTTGAGACGAGAGGACTTTCACACTTTACGACTCGACAGAGGAGAAGTATTGCACTGGGAAAGGGAAGAGCTCAATCGAGATGGTGGATTAAGGCGAAGCAGAGGACCAGATGTTCCAAGACAGACAGAAGTGCACTGGGAGCAAGAGGCAGGGTTAAGACAAGGTCGGGAGGTCTCACTACATTGGGACAGGGACAGAGAGGCAGAACTACAATGGGAGCGAGAACGAGAAGCTGAGTACTGGCACCGAAGAACTACCTTGCCACCATATGGCCCCTCAAGTCATGAGCCTGCTTTCACATTTGACCCACTGCCCCAGGGTCACCCTGCATTTCCTGAACCCTCAAGATCACTCAGTCATGCCCACCTGGATATAAAGTATAGCAGTGGCTCCAGCAGCTACCAGACATCTCACCAGATGTGCCCCTGCTCACCCTACCAGCCCTCGCCTTCTGAGAGTCGTGGCTACGCTTCAGGATACCAGTCAGACTCCACGTCTCCACTGCCTCATAGCTACTCCTCTTGCTATAGCCATACAGACCCCCACCAGCAGCActacaccaccaacacacactcag ATGGTTCTGGAGTTCCAGGTGAGAATGTAGGATGGCGGGACCATATTACCCATGGTTCCTTGAGGCGGCTACATCGTGAAGCACATGGACCATGCTCCACCCCCTCAGATATATCTGGACCACCCACTCCAGTCCACACCAGCAGCCCAACGCATACACAAGAGAG CCCCAGTCTGAGTGTACGGGATCAGGAGGCCCGATCATCAGAGATGAGCACAGTCAGCACCTCACACCAGGAGAGAACAAACCCATCTCTACAGATAAATCTGTCAAACTCTGGGCCAGACCCTCATAAAGTTGGAAGTCCATCCACAGAGCCTCCTAAATCATGCATGTCCATCCCAGAGAAACACTGCATCCTTCCTCATCAGCTCACTACACATTCTCCTACTCAGCAACTCACATTACATCCTTCATTTTCTCCTCAACAGCTCTCCCCACATTCATTGTCTTCTTCGCAGCAGCTCTCCCCACATTCTTCCTCTCCTCAGCAGCTCTCCCCACATTCTTCCTCTCCTCAGCAGCTCTCCCCACATTCTTCCTCTCCTCAGCAGCTCTCCCCACATTCTTCCTCTCCTCAGCAGCTCTCCCCACATTCTTCCTCTCCTCAGCAGCTCTCCACACATTCTTCCTCTCCTCAGCAGCTCTCCACACATTCTTCCTCTCCTCAGCAGCTCTCCACAcattcttcctctcctccttatcagaacactacacactgctccCCTCCTAATCAAAACTCTCCACGTTGCCCACTTCCTCTACAGAACTCTGCACACTGCCTCCCTCTGCAGCAGAATGGCACACATGGGCCAACTCCTCAACAGCGCCCCGCAAACCACCCATCTCCTCATCAGAACTCCACACACTGCCCACCTCCTCAACAGAACTGTTCACACTCCTTACCTTCTCAACAGTGCTCTGCACAGCACTCACCTCCTCAACAGAGCTATGCACACTGCATAACTCCTCAACAGAGCTCCACAAGCCACCAACCTTCTCAACAGAACTCTGCACACTGCCCACTTCTTCTACAGAACACTGCACAGTGCCCGTGTCCTCAGCAGAGCTCTGTACACCACCCAGCTCCTCAACAAGACTCCACACACTGCCTAGCATCTCAGGAGAATTCTGCATGTTGCTTGCCTCATCAACAAAGCTCCACACACTGCTCTCCTTCTCCACAGAACTCCACACATTCTGCCCCTGTAATCACAACAACCGACACTAACCAGCAAGCCCCAGTGCCTTCTACCCATTCTGCCCCAGCATCTCCCACTAAGACCAACCAACAGCAGAGCACTAGCCAGCCAAACAAGGAAACCAGTCTGCCCCCCTCAGCTTCTCAGCCAATCCAAAATGAGGCAGTATTACCCACTGTTTCTCCTCATTCTTTGCACCAGATTGACCAAATCCCAATATCAGAGTCTGTTCCAGCCCAGCCTCACAGCAATGGAATGCCATCAATTTCTAATTCAGAGACTCCCAATTTatctccttcttctcctgttTTACCTCAACCACCAATTGGTAGTCTGAATGGCTCTTCCTCACCTGAACCCCACGTGCCAGGCTTTGCAACTCTGGGCAGGAAGTTGATGTTGGGTACAGAATCCACCCTATCTGGAGATCCAGATACCAGTTGCAGCACCGCTGATGCTTACCCTCTTATTGACAACACTGCCACACAGCCTCCTTTGCCAGAGAAAAGACGACAGGGTACCCAGCCAGACTCACCCAATGGAAGGTCAGGCACCTTAAGAGCATCCACGAGTCATTCCCCCTCTGGCCAACACCATGTTACCTTCTCACCATTGGTAGGAGCTGTGACTGTACCATGTGGGCAGAATGATGGGCTGGAAGAGGGTGAAACAGGCACCAGGGTCAGTGTGAAGTTTGTGCAGGACAGCTCCCGTTTCTGGTACAAGCCTGGAATCTCCAGAGAACAAG CAATTGCAGCTCTGAAGGAAAAGGAGCCGGGTGCATTCGTCATCAGGGACAGTAACTCCTTCCAGGGGGCTTATGGTTTGGCCCTCAAAGTGGCCTCACCACCTGCCAACATCAGCAGCCATTCCAGCAAAG GAGATCCTCTGGAACAGCTGGTGAGACATTTCCTAATTGAGACTGGACCGAGAGGGGTGAAAATCAAAGGCTGTCAAAATGAGCCTTACTTTG GGAGTTTATCGGCGCTGGTATATCAGCATTCCATTACACCCATCTCTCTGCCCTCGGCTCTCCGCATCCCTGACAAAG atcccATAACAGAGATCCAGGAAGTGCAGCCTGTCAGCAACATGAGCACAGCAGCAGACTTACTGAAACAGGGAGCAG CATGTAATGTGCTGTACCTGAACTCGGTGGAGACTGAGTCTCTCACAGGACCACAGGCAGTAGCTAAAGCGACAGGCATGATGATGTCACTAAGCCCTCGGCCTTTAGCCACGGTAGTGCACTTTAAAGTGTCGACACAGGGCATCACTCTGACTGACAGTCAGCGCAG GGTTTTCTTCAGGAGGCACTACCCAATTAACAGTGTGACTTTTAGCAGCATTGATCCACAGGACAGGAG GTGGACTAACTCAGACAGCACAACAACTAA AGTGTTTGGGTTTGTAGCTAAGAAACCAGGCAGCGTGGCAGAGAACGTGTGTCACCTGTTTGCCGAACTCGACCCGGAGCAGCCAGCCACTGCCATCGTTAACTTCATCAACAAAGTCATGTTGGGGCCACAGCAGCGCTAG
- the tns2a gene encoding tensin-2 isoform X5, which yields MKKAGKGEPHEFKEKTFKKKRQCGVCKQNIESLGSFCRVCKTATHKKCESKASTPCTPAPSSDLQRRGTTSSRHIQHLGSTKSLTYTKPRSTLPRSLSVDRVMDRVMERHYDFDLTYITERIISVFFPPLLDEQRYRLNLKEVAAMLKSKHQDKFLLLNLSEKRHDITRLNSKVHDFGWPDLHAPPLDKICSMCKAMETWLNSDPQHVVVLHCKGNKGKTGVIVAAYMHYSKISAGADQALSTLAMRKFCEDKVSSSLQPSQNRYIYYFGGLLSGAIKMNSSPLFLHQVLIPTIPNFHSDGGYLPFMKIYQSMQLVYTSGIYDLQGSTGRKLCVTIEPALLLKGDIMVKCYHRQLQATRDTVFRLQFHTCTIHGSQLWFGKGELDEACSDDRFPSDATVEFVFSSGPEKIKGREYQRNDPAVTVDYNTADQVVRWDSYDNLNHRHGDNQDDIAHTRGPLDGSLYAQVKKRRAACASSSSSTNGSPGKIYDERQGHPLSLSTDSGHSSAPPERLEDSPRRPPPTQQEREELERLLGGIEGERTSRDRDRETAILDDGDSFPQENTGSLRLARSCSCRMGYRSQRCSEFHHLPNGYCLDHSTPSNNHTAVSSPNMLGLCQHHSGHSVHQPLPPPDLLWDRQQSTQHYLHGPSRHACPYPSQELCPHPHSLSPSGRLLCRSDEFLPYTQAQHNHPHHSKAPGPYHDVMLVDSLLPPPSCPCRDCCLRREDFHTLRLDRGEVLHWEREELNRDGGLRRSRGPDVPRQTEVHWEQEAGLRQGREVSLHWDRDREAELQWEREREAEYWHRRTTLPPYGPSSHEPAFTFDPLPQGHPAFPEPSRSLSHAHLDIKYSSGSSSYQTSHQMCPCSPYQPSPSESRGYASGYQSDSTSPLPHSYSSCYSHTDPHQQHYTTNTHSDGSGVPGENVGWRDHITHGSLRRLHREAHGPCSTPSDISGPPTPVHTSSPTHTQESPSLSVRDQEARSSEMSTVSTSHQERTNPSLQINLSNSGPDPHKVGSPSTEPPKSCMSIPEKHCILPHQLTTHSPTQQLTLHPSFSPQQLSPHSLSSSQQLSPHSSSPQQLSPHSSSPQQLSPHSSSPQQLSPHSSSPQQLSPHSSSPQQLSTHSSSPQQLSTHSSSPQQLSTHSSSPPYQNTTHCSPPNQNSPRCPLPLQNSAHCLPLQQNGTHGPTPQQRPANHPSPHQNSTHCPPPQQNCSHSLPSQQCSAQHSPPQQSYAHCITPQQSSTSHQPSQQNSAHCPLLLQNTAQCPCPQQSSVHHPAPQQDSTHCLASQENSACCLPHQQSSTHCSPSPQNSTHSAPVITTTDTNQQAPVPSTHSAPASPTKTNQQQSTSQPNKETSLPPSASQPIQNEAVLPTVSPHSLHQIDQIPISESVPAQPHSNGMPSISNSETPNLSPSSPVLPQPPIGSLNGSSSPEPHVPGFATLGRKLMLGTESTLSGDPDTSCSTADAYPLIDNTATQPPLPEKRRQGTQPDSPNGRSGTLRASTSHSPSGQHHVTFSPLVGAVTVPCGQNDGLEEGETGTRVSVKFVQDSSRFWYKPGISREQAIAALKEKEPGAFVIRDSNSFQGAYGLALKVASPPANISSHSSKGDPLEQLVRHFLIETGPRGVKIKGCQNEPYFGSLSALVYQHSITPISLPSALRIPDKDPITEIQEVQPVSNMSTAADLLKQGAACNVLYLNSVETESLTGPQAVAKATGMMMSLSPRPLATVVHFKVSTQGITLTDSQRRVFFRRHYPINSVTFSSIDPQDRRWTNSDSTTTKVFGFVAKKPGSVAENVCHLFAELDPEQPATAIVNFINKVMLGPQQR from the exons ATGAAAAAG GCAGGGAAGGGCGAGCCCCATGAGTTTAAGGAAAAAACATTCAAGAAGAAGCGCCAGTGTGGGGTGTGCAAGCAAAACATCGAAAGTCTGGGATCCTTCTGCCGAG TCTGCAAAACAGCTACTCACAAGAAATGTGAAAGTAAG GCCAGCACACCCTGTACCCCGGCCCCATCCTCAGATTTG CAGCGGAGAGGAACGACATCCTCACGACACATTCAGCATCTG GGCTCAACCAAATCTCTGACATACACCAAACCGAGGAGTACTTTACCCAG GAGTCTAAGTGTGGATCGGGTGATGGACAGGGTGATGGAACGCCACTATGACTTCGACCTCACCTACATCACTGAGCGTATCATCTCTGTCTTCTTTCCCCCTCTGCTGGATGAGCAGCGTTATCGCCTCAATCTCAAAGAGGTGGCAGCTATGCTCAAGTCTAAACACCAGGACAAGTTTTTG TTACTAAATTTGTCTGAGAAAAGGCATGACATCACACGACTTAACTCCAAG gtCCATGACTTCGGCTGGCCAGATCTACATGCACCCCCACTAGACAAAATCTGTTCCATGTGCAAAGCCATGGAGACATGGCTGAACTCTGACCCCCAGCATGTGGTGGTCCTGCATTGCAAG GGGAACAAGGGAAAGACAGGCGTCATCGTCGCAGCATACATGCATTACAGCAAGATCTCCGCAGG GGCAGATCAGGCTCTCAGCACACTGGCAATGAGGAAATTTTGTGAGGACAAAGTGTCATCTTCTCTCCAGCCTTCTCAGAacag atatatatacTATTTTGGTGGACTTCTCTCAGGGGCCATAAAGATGAACAGCAGTCCACTTTTCCTCCATCAGGTTCTCATTCCCACCATCCCCAATTTTCATTCTGATGGAG GGTACTTGCCCTTTATGAAGATCTATCAGTCCATGCAGCTGGTCTACACTTCTGGCATTTA TGATTTGCAGGGTTCAACAGgcagaaagctgtgtgtgaCCATCGAGCCTGCTCTGTTGCTGAAAGGAGACATTATG GTAAAGTGCTATCACAGACAACTTCAGGCCACTAGGGACACAGTGTTCCGCCTCCAGTTTCACACCTGCACCATTCATGGATCACAGCTCTGGTTTGGGAAAGGAGAACTTGATGAAGCTTGCTCAG ATGACCGATTTCCCTCTGATGCCACTGTGGAGTTTGTCTTTTCTTCTGGGCCAGAGAAAATTAAAG GGCGAGAATACCAGCGGAATGACCCAGCAGTCACAGTTGACTATAATACAGCTGATCAAGTGGTACGCTGGGATTCTTATGACAACTTGAATCACAGACATGGAGACAATCAAGATG ATATTGCACACACTCGAGGGCCTCTGGATGGCAGTCTGTATGCTCAGGTGAAGAAGCGACGTGCTGCTTGTGCTTCCTCTTCCTCGTCCACCAATGGTAGTCCAGGGAAAATCTATGATGAGAGACAAGGTCATCCCCTGTCACTTAGCACAGATTCTGGGCATTCATCAGCTCCACCTGAACGTCTTGAAGATTCACCCAGAAGACCACCACCTACTCAACAAGAACGCGAGGAATTGGAGCGGCTTCTTGGAGGTATTGAGGGAGAGAGGACTAGCAGGGATCGTGATCGTGAGACAGCAATTTTGGATGATGGAGACTCATTCCCACAAGAAAATACTGGATCGCTGCGCTTGGCTCGCTCATGTTCTTGCCGCATGGGCTACAGATCACAGCGATGCTCTGAATTCCATCACTTACCCAACGGGTACTGCTTGGACCACTCAACTCCCAGCAACAACCACACAGCAGTATCTTCACCAAACATGTTAGGTCTGTGCCAACACCACAGTGGTCATTCTGTGCACCAGCCACTCCCACCTCCAGACCTGCTGTGGGACCGACAGCAAAGCACTCAGCACTACCTGCATGGTCCTTCTAGACATGCTTGCCCTTATCCATCCCAGGAGCTCTGCCCTCACCCTCATTCACTTTCCCCTAGTGGAAGACTGCTGTGTCGATCAGATGAATTCCTCCCGTACACCCAGGCACAACACAACCATCCACACCACTCGAAAGCACCTGGACCCTACCATGATGTGATGCTTGTAGACAGCCTTCTACCACCTCCTAGCTGCCCATGCCGGGATTGCTGCTTGAGACGAGAGGACTTTCACACTTTACGACTCGACAGAGGAGAAGTATTGCACTGGGAAAGGGAAGAGCTCAATCGAGATGGTGGATTAAGGCGAAGCAGAGGACCAGATGTTCCAAGACAGACAGAAGTGCACTGGGAGCAAGAGGCAGGGTTAAGACAAGGTCGGGAGGTCTCACTACATTGGGACAGGGACAGAGAGGCAGAACTACAATGGGAGCGAGAACGAGAAGCTGAGTACTGGCACCGAAGAACTACCTTGCCACCATATGGCCCCTCAAGTCATGAGCCTGCTTTCACATTTGACCCACTGCCCCAGGGTCACCCTGCATTTCCTGAACCCTCAAGATCACTCAGTCATGCCCACCTGGATATAAAGTATAGCAGTGGCTCCAGCAGCTACCAGACATCTCACCAGATGTGCCCCTGCTCACCCTACCAGCCCTCGCCTTCTGAGAGTCGTGGCTACGCTTCAGGATACCAGTCAGACTCCACGTCTCCACTGCCTCATAGCTACTCCTCTTGCTATAGCCATACAGACCCCCACCAGCAGCActacaccaccaacacacactcag ATGGTTCTGGAGTTCCAGGTGAGAATGTAGGATGGCGGGACCATATTACCCATGGTTCCTTGAGGCGGCTACATCGTGAAGCACATGGACCATGCTCCACCCCCTCAGATATATCTGGACCACCCACTCCAGTCCACACCAGCAGCCCAACGCATACACAAGAGAG CCCCAGTCTGAGTGTACGGGATCAGGAGGCCCGATCATCAGAGATGAGCACAGTCAGCACCTCACACCAGGAGAGAACAAACCCATCTCTACAGATAAATCTGTCAAACTCTGGGCCAGACCCTCATAAAGTTGGAAGTCCATCCACAGAGCCTCCTAAATCATGCATGTCCATCCCAGAGAAACACTGCATCCTTCCTCATCAGCTCACTACACATTCTCCTACTCAGCAACTCACATTACATCCTTCATTTTCTCCTCAACAGCTCTCCCCACATTCATTGTCTTCTTCGCAGCAGCTCTCCCCACATTCTTCCTCTCCTCAGCAGCTCTCCCCACATTCTTCCTCTCCTCAGCAGCTCTCCCCACATTCTTCCTCTCCTCAGCAGCTCTCCCCACATTCTTCCTCTCCTCAGCAGCTCTCCCCACATTCTTCCTCTCCTCAGCAGCTCTCCACACATTCTTCCTCTCCTCAGCAGCTCTCCACACATTCTTCCTCTCCTCAGCAGCTCTCCACAcattcttcctctcctccttatcagaacactacacactgctccCCTCCTAATCAAAACTCTCCACGTTGCCCACTTCCTCTACAGAACTCTGCACACTGCCTCCCTCTGCAGCAGAATGGCACACATGGGCCAACTCCTCAACAGCGCCCCGCAAACCACCCATCTCCTCATCAGAACTCCACACACTGCCCACCTCCTCAACAGAACTGTTCACACTCCTTACCTTCTCAACAGTGCTCTGCACAGCACTCACCTCCTCAACAGAGCTATGCACACTGCATAACTCCTCAACAGAGCTCCACAAGCCACCAACCTTCTCAACAGAACTCTGCACACTGCCCACTTCTTCTACAGAACACTGCACAGTGCCCGTGTCCTCAGCAGAGCTCTGTACACCACCCAGCTCCTCAACAAGACTCCACACACTGCCTAGCATCTCAGGAGAATTCTGCATGTTGCTTGCCTCATCAACAAAGCTCCACACACTGCTCTCCTTCTCCACAGAACTCCACACATTCTGCCCCTGTAATCACAACAACCGACACTAACCAGCAAGCCCCAGTGCCTTCTACCCATTCTGCCCCAGCATCTCCCACTAAGACCAACCAACAGCAGAGCACTAGCCAGCCAAACAAGGAAACCAGTCTGCCCCCCTCAGCTTCTCAGCCAATCCAAAATGAGGCAGTATTACCCACTGTTTCTCCTCATTCTTTGCACCAGATTGACCAAATCCCAATATCAGAGTCTGTTCCAGCCCAGCCTCACAGCAATGGAATGCCATCAATTTCTAATTCAGAGACTCCCAATTTatctccttcttctcctgttTTACCTCAACCACCAATTGGTAGTCTGAATGGCTCTTCCTCACCTGAACCCCACGTGCCAGGCTTTGCAACTCTGGGCAGGAAGTTGATGTTGGGTACAGAATCCACCCTATCTGGAGATCCAGATACCAGTTGCAGCACCGCTGATGCTTACCCTCTTATTGACAACACTGCCACACAGCCTCCTTTGCCAGAGAAAAGACGACAGGGTACCCAGCCAGACTCACCCAATGGAAGGTCAGGCACCTTAAGAGCATCCACGAGTCATTCCCCCTCTGGCCAACACCATGTTACCTTCTCACCATTGGTAGGAGCTGTGACTGTACCATGTGGGCAGAATGATGGGCTGGAAGAGGGTGAAACAGGCACCAGGGTCAGTGTGAAGTTTGTGCAGGACAGCTCCCGTTTCTGGTACAAGCCTGGAATCTCCAGAGAACAAG CAATTGCAGCTCTGAAGGAAAAGGAGCCGGGTGCATTCGTCATCAGGGACAGTAACTCCTTCCAGGGGGCTTATGGTTTGGCCCTCAAAGTGGCCTCACCACCTGCCAACATCAGCAGCCATTCCAGCAAAG GAGATCCTCTGGAACAGCTGGTGAGACATTTCCTAATTGAGACTGGACCGAGAGGGGTGAAAATCAAAGGCTGTCAAAATGAGCCTTACTTTG GGAGTTTATCGGCGCTGGTATATCAGCATTCCATTACACCCATCTCTCTGCCCTCGGCTCTCCGCATCCCTGACAAAG atcccATAACAGAGATCCAGGAAGTGCAGCCTGTCAGCAACATGAGCACAGCAGCAGACTTACTGAAACAGGGAGCAG CATGTAATGTGCTGTACCTGAACTCGGTGGAGACTGAGTCTCTCACAGGACCACAGGCAGTAGCTAAAGCGACAGGCATGATGATGTCACTAAGCCCTCGGCCTTTAGCCACGGTAGTGCACTTTAAAGTGTCGACACAGGGCATCACTCTGACTGACAGTCAGCGCAG GGTTTTCTTCAGGAGGCACTACCCAATTAACAGTGTGACTTTTAGCAGCATTGATCCACAGGACAGGAG GTGGACTAACTCAGACAGCACAACAACTAA AGTGTTTGGGTTTGTAGCTAAGAAACCAGGCAGCGTGGCAGAGAACGTGTGTCACCTGTTTGCCGAACTCGACCCGGAGCAGCCAGCCACTGCCATCGTTAACTTCATCAACAAAGTCATGTTGGGGCCACAGCAGCGCTAG